The window CCCCTCGCCCTCTGGGCTCTGCCCCAGCTTCCGGATGTGGCGCAGGAACGAGGTGGCATTGAAGGCTCGCTGCCAGAAGAGAGGGAGATCAGGCCAGGCCTgggcccaggccccagccccaagACTGTGAGGACTGCAGTGGCCACTGGGCAGCCACGGCGATCAGGCTACAGCTGGGGTGCGACGGGCGACCACACTGGGTCTCTCTCCACACTGACCTTCCAGTGTGTCCGAGCAAAGTTCTTCTGGATCTGCTCACTGACAGAGCCTAAGATGTCCCTGTCGAAGGCTGTGTCCCCAGAGATCCTGGGGAAAGGCTGAAGGTCGCGGGGGGTGCCTCTCTGCAAGTGCAGTCCCCCTGGCCCTGGGGCAGCTTGGCAGGGCTCCCACTCACCAAAGATGCTGCAAGGCCTGTTGGCAGGTGAACCTCTTCTGGGGGTCTCGCTCCAGAAGGTGCCGGATGAAGTCTTTGGCTGGAACAGGGAGGCTGGGTCAGCCTGTCGGGTCCCCACTCCCTTGCATCACCCCCAAGCACGGGCCAGGCTCAAGCTCACCTGATTCTGAGATGTCATCCCAGAAAGGAGAGTCAAACTCATAGCTGGCCCTCAGGATCTGGCTGAAGAGCTCAGGGTCGCTCTCATCGTAGAAGGGGGGGTACCCACACAGCCTGGCACCCACAGATGAATCATCCAGCTGTCCCACCCTCCCCAACCCAgcaggggcaggcaggcaggagacaAGCCTTCCCAGCGGTCACTCACAGGATGTAGGAGATGACGCCCAGGGCCCACACATCTACGGCCTTCCCGTAGGGTTTCTGCTCCAAGAGCTCTGGGGCTGGGGGCCAGAGACAGACAGACGCACGCACAGGCACACACGCAGCCATGCCGCTCAGTGTCACTGGCTCGGCCTACTCAAGCCCAGGAATGGCCCACACAAAGACAACGGGCACAACAGCCTTCCCGGCTGTCTAGGGTCCCCCAGGCCACCCCACTCCCAGCAAGCCTCAGGGTGTCGTCCCTCACCCACATATCCAGGGGTCCCACAGGCGGTGCCTAGCATGTTGCCAGCCTGGATTTTGGAGAGTCCAAAGTCAGAGACCATGATCTTCGAGTCCTCAAAGGGCGTGGCATACAGGAGGTTTTCGGGCTGTGACACACGGACACCAGGAAAAGGGCCAGGTCAGTCCTGACGCGGTGCCGGTGCTGGGACAGGATGGGGACTAGGCACTCTCAGGTTCCCCAGAGCCTTGGTGAAGCGGGAGATCAAGAAAGGCCCCAGCCGTGCTCCCGGGAAAACAAAAGCAGGGCCAGGTGGGcaggtgggagggtggggtgcAGAGGCCCCAGCCAGGCACCTTGAGGTCCCGGTGCACGATCCCCAGGCTGTGCAGGTAGGAAACGGCGCCGAGGACCTGACCCACCAGATGGCTGGCATCCTTCTCTGTGTAGGAGCCGCGCTCCATGATGCGGTCAAACAGCTCGCCACCCGTCACCCTGGGGGTGCCAGGGGTTTGGCTGACCCAGGCACTCAGCCTGGCCTTCAGCCCCACTCACTGCTCAGTCCCTCCCCGGCTCCCACAGCCTGCCCAGGCCCTCCTCACAGTTCCATGGCCAGGTAGAGGTGGGAAGGGCTCTCGTGGACATCCTCCAGAGCGACGATGTTGGGGTGACTGATCCTGCAATGGCAAGGAAGTGCCTGTGGGCCAACAGAGTCAAGGGGTGCTCTGTCCTGAGGCCCTGGGGAaagcctcctccctcttcctcccacctctgctcccCATTCCCTACCACATGCCACCCCTGCCGGGTCCAGGAAGGCAGAGCTCCAGCCTGAGCCCTGGCCTTCCTTCTAAAGCCCATTTGAAAAGCACAGATCAATATCAACTCGCTCCCTTTGCCACAGGGATGTGCAGGCCCAGAGAGAGCGCtgccccaggcctcccaaaggTTGGTGGCCAGGCCTGGACTAGAACCGAGGACTGCTTGTGCCCCCCATCGACCTATGCCCCGTCCCAGGGCCCCACAAGGTGCACACCTACGGAGCACTGCGATCTCGTTCTCCACCAGGGCCTCCTTGCCCCGGAGGGCCTTCTTGGGGATGCACTTGAGGGCCACGAGGTGTGCGGAGCCCCGCTCCTGGGCCAGCACCACCTCGGAGAAGGCACCCCTGCCGCAGACGGGGCGGTGGGAGGTGGGAAGGAagtgggaagagaggagaggcaggagggaaagagagtGGAGAGGGGAGGGCCCCCTGTGAAGGAGATGGGGAGGCCCTACCTGGCCCTGtgccaccccccaccaccactcACACATGCCATCTCACAGActcactcacattcacacacccctacatattcacacacacacatctcacacCCACTCGCGTAGTCACACACACATGCCATctcacacaggtacacacagacacacacacacacacgatcacacacacacgcgcacactcACGAGCCGAGCCTCTCGCGGATCTCGTAGACGCTGCTGATGTCCTCCGTGTGTTTCTTCAGCAGCAGCATGTCTGAAGGGGCAGCGGAGAGGTGATGGgggtccctccctgcctccccggGGGCAAGGGCAGCTTCCTCCTCCACCCCCTGCCAGGCAGGCCTCAGCCATTGCCGCTGCGCTCGACCCTCCCCTCCCCCGTCCAGGTCCACACCCCCAGACGGACGCCTCCACATCCCAGGCCTACAGCTGCTATCCCACGCCCCCCCACGCCCTGCACCCCGACAGCGACCAGCGCCTGGATGCTGCCTCTCTGCCTCCACACATCCGGCCGCTTTCCAGAAGGCTCCATGCTCACCCACGCCGTCCCTCCCCCATCCACACATCCACAGCGCCCAAGCCCCCACCCCCGCCTAGACCCGCCACCCATGGCACAGAGCCCACAGGCACCCGCTGCCCAAGCCACCAAGCCGCCCAGGATGCACCTGCGACCCCCCGCGCGCAGCCACCTGCCAAGACCGCGGCCACCCACGCGGCCGCAGACGCAGCCCAGCCCTCGGCGCCGCGGAGCAGGGGGACCTGGCAGCCTGGGCCGCCCGCGTCCCGAGCTGCGTGGACCGAGCGCGTGCGGGCAGGGGGCGCGCCAGGCGTGACAGGTGTGCTGCGGCCGCGCAAGGCTGCGGCGGCCGCGGGCCGGATCCGGTGCGCCCCCGCCCCGCACGTCCCCGCGCCCCGGAGCAGGTGCAGACCTGGAGCGGGTGCCGCAGCGTCGTTCCGCGCAGTGGCCGCCGCGCCAAGCCCCCCGCCCGCGCCCcgccggccccgccccctccGCGCACGCCCCCGCCGACCGCCCAAGCACGCAGTGGCCCAGCGCGGCAGCGGCGCCGCAGGGCACCTTGTAAGGCAATCGCGGGGCTCCGGCTCGAGCGCCGGCCGCCACCGCCCAGCCCACTGCTCGCTCGCGCCGCCTCCCGGAGCTGCGGCCCGGCTGGGCcggccccagggcctttgcaccacCGGTGACTGTCTCCCGGAGAGCTCTTCGGCCACAGGTCGGCAAGGCTCTCTGCcttccagtctctgccttcaccGCCTCTCCGAGGACAGGCTGCCCAGGCCACTTGCCCGAAAACAGCCTCCATCTCTAGCTCCAGGACCCTGCAACCCTGCACCACAACTCTGCCACCCTGGGCTCCCGGCACTCACTGGGCTCCCTCTGGCTCCACCATTAATCCCTCACCCTCACTTTCTTCTCTACCCAGCAGCCAGAGCATTCCTTTTATTGAGATCATGTCACCCTCCCGCAGCTCTCTATGTCAATCCAAGTCAAAGCATGAGTCCTTAGGGGGCGGCCTAAACActgccctggcccctcctcctccacctcttccccggccacactggcctcctgacGGCCCTAGCCTTTGCTcccctgcctggaatgttcttcgaTCGGATATCTGCCTGGCTTGGCTCCTCGCTGCATCAGATCTCGGCTCACATGTCCCCTCCTCAAACCGGCCTCCCCCGCCCTGCCCCTGCCAATTCTCTCCGCATAACCCTGCCCTGTCTTTAGAACGTCCAACCGCAAAAATCACCTTCTTCGCCTGGTCTTCCTCACCAAAGCGTCCGCTCCCAGAGAGTGTACCTCGGCAACCCAGCCAAGACGAGCCCAGGAAATAAGTGCGGGTGACTGAATTCAATTCTGCATCCAACAGTTACTGGACCCCCCTCACTGCCCGCCATCCAGTCCCATGAGGTTCTGGTAGCCCTCCCCAGGGTCTGTGCTCCACATCCCTGCAGGCCAGCATCACAAGGGTTCCGTCAAGTGACCATGGGCCCTGGCATGACACAAAGTCTTCAAGAGAGTCCGCGGGGCAggaggagtttttaaaaaatcatttttccagACCTCAACTCCCATATATACTCTGTGTAAAAACTGGGAAATCTGAGAAGGCCCCTGGCAGCTCTTGCCCCCTGGCCTTTCCCAGTCACCCCTCCCAGGGCACTGCAGAAGGCTCCAGGGACCCCAGCACTCAGAAGCTCCAGTCTCACCTGCTCATCTATGTGAAAAAGGTTTCCTGGGACCGAcatctaaaacagaaaaaaataggaatggAACTGATGGTGAGCCCCTTCTCATGACAGCAGGAAGTGCAATTTGTTTACAGATACCTACAGATAATTCCCCAGAATGTCTAATACGCCAATGGTGCTTTGCTCAAGCCAGGAGAAACATTAGCAGAGTTCTACAACATGGTGCCGggttataaaaagaaatagaaatacacaTATTTCTGTGCCCCAGAAAAGTATGGTGGTGTGAGTAATAAAAAACTGCCCGTGTGGAAAGAGATGGCACAAAGAGACCTATCTGAGGGGCAGCACATGGAAACTGGAGGCCAGAAGGAAAGCACCCACCTCCAAAGTGGGCCTGGGAAAGACGAGCCAGCGGGCAGGTATTTGTCCACGAGGTGACTCAGATGGCCCTGGCCTCATGTAAAAACTGATGGCACAGTTTTTGTTTGAATCATTGTATCATGGGGCTTTTTtggtttgttattattgttgttgttgtttgagacagagtctcactctgtcgcccaggctggtgtgcagtggtgcaatctcagctcactacagcctctgcctcctgggttcaagcaattctcccgcctcagcctcctgagtagctgggactacaggtgcacgccaccacacccagctactttttgtatttttagtagaggcagggtttcaccatgttggccaggctggtctcgaactcctgacttcaggtgatctgcccgcctcagcatcccaaagtgctgagattacaggcgtgagccaccgcaccaggcctataTTGTGTGTTTACAAGAGAAATTACACCCTCCggcctggcaaggtggctcatgcctgtaatcccagcacttcaggaggctgaggctggaggataacttgagcccaggagttccagcctagcctgggcaacatagcttttcttttcttttcttttgagatggagtgtagaaagtaaaaagttcctcttcaaagtttcccttcttattaaaaaataaatcataagtgttagaaataatagtttcttttaaagactaactTCCTTCAAGCCTCCTTGCTTTGTGCTAATAACTCTTTGTTAAGCCCTATCCTATGTAGCTGTTAAACATGCTTACAGGCACGTAGTACATTCTATGTCCTTGTACTTTCACCAAGATATCTGTGCTGGACGTGCTCACAGGCATGTCCCAGCTCGCAGCCTATGTCCCTTTCCTAGTGGGGAATATTATTACTTTTCTAAGTCGTTTCGTaagcaacttcctcttttcctttatccTTCCATTACTTTTATCtattttcaaaagttttaaaCTACTAGCCAATCGGGTTTTAGGTTAGATTGTGAAGTCTggctccagccaatggaaacaGGACAGAGTAGCAAGGACAAACTGCATAAGGAATAAAAATTGCTTCCCTCCTTTGTTTGGTGTACTCacgtggcaaaactgctggcaagTGTACCCTTTCCgcagaaagttaaaaaatggcCTTGCTAAGGAGATTAAACttatgccgggtgtggtggctcatgcctgtaatcctagcagtttgggaggccgaggcgggcagatcacctgaggtcaggagtttgagaccagcctggccaacatggggaaaccctagctctactaaaaatgtaaaaattagccgggcgtggtggctcacgcctgtaatcccaactacttgggagtctgaggcaggagaatagcttgaacctgggaggtagaggttgcagtgagccgagatcgcgccattgcactccagcctggggcacaagagcaagacttcatctcaaaaaaaaaaaaaaaaaaaagaaagaaagagaaagaaaattaaatttatgttcaagtgctatttctttgtgCCACCGGGGAACAAACATTTCTAACATGGAGTCTcagtcttgtcacccaggctggcaggcagttgtgtgatctccgctcactacaacctccgcctcctgggctcaagcaattcccccacttcagcctcccaagtagctgggactacaggcacccatcaccacgcccggctaatttttgtattttttggtagagacagtttcaccatgttggcaggctgatctcgaactcctgacctcagatgatccaccctcctcggcctcccaaagtgctgggattacaggcgtgagccacggcgcccagccaccTGTGTCCTTTTGATGTCCCTTCATCactacatgtgtgtgtgcatggccGTGTAGGTGTGGGCGTGTCTGTCTGTGTGAgctcttccttactttctggctcTGTGCTCATCCCTTATATTTCTTGAACCGGTCCTAGAACCAGCCATTTTCTCTAAGGAGCCATTTTTGAGAGAATGGTGTTGGAGACGAAGATCTGGGCTCTAAGTGTGCCCATTGTTCCTGGAGTATTGCTGCTTCTAGGCCCTCTCCGCTGACAgcaagaacatatatatatatatatatatatatatatatatacccatgtacatagatagatagatatagatatatataaaccCATATAATACTaagccattttatatatatactaacCCATGTTATGTTACTAACATAACATCTATAAACAGATACACACGTGCATCAGTATCTATATTAAACTCAACACGAGTGCACACTGATGTCTCCAACTCTAATCCATCACCACCTTTTGCTTTTAGTCTGACAGATGCCACTCATTgccagagtggctgggatcaGCCCCTTTCTCCCTGACCCCCTTCAGTAAGGCTGTTTTGTacatttctgttccttttttgtttgtttgtttcatacaTTTCTAATTGCCTTTTGTCGCAGTCTGCATTCCGTCTTGTGATCTCCCAACCttctaaaagattattttaaaaggtgCCTATTTTAAGTTCCCTCTGTCTGCTGtaaagttctatgggttttgacataTTCAGAGTGTCACGTGTCCACCATTACAGCATCATACAGAACAGTTTCCCTGCGCTACAGAATCCCTGTGCTGTGCCTAGTCAAGCACGATCCCCTCTCTCAGATCCCTGGCAACCATggatctgttttctgtctttttttttaatctattttgctTTTTCCGGAATGTTAGGTAAATGGAGTCACAGAGTAGGCAGCTTTATCAGGCTTTTTACTACGCAATATGTATTTAAGATTCACTTATTTCTTTGCGTGGGTTCATAGCTTTCCCCTCTTTATCActgactagtattccattgtccagatataccacaatttatttgttCACCTACTGAGGAACATCTtaattgcttccagtttttgccaattACGAATAAAGCTGCTAATAGTATCACACTGGTCTTTAAGGAAAAAAGgctgctataaatatgtgtgtggtGGTTTTTgagtggacataagttttcaaatcatttgggtaaataccaaggagtgtgattgctgaATTGTATGGTAAGAGTATACTTAGCTTCGGAAGGAACTGCCAACCGCTTTTCAGGGTGGCTGTACCTTGTCGCATTCTCATCAACAATGAATGGGAGTTCTTGCTGCTCCGGGTCCTCACCAGCATTAGgagttgtcagtgttttggattttggctaTCTAGTAGGTATGCAgcggtatctccttgtggttttaattcgcaattccctaatgatgtatgatgttaaacatcttctaatatgcttatttgccatttgtatttcttctttggagaggcatctgttcagatcttttgcccatttttaaattgggttgttttcttattgagttgggatttttttttttctttctttctttttttgagacacacacagtcttattctgttgcccaggctgcagtgcagtggtgcaatctcagctcactgcaacctctgcctcctgagttcaagcaattctcctgcctcagcctcccgagtagctgggattacaggcacccgtcaccatgcccagctaatttttgtattttcagtagaggcagggtttcaccatgttggccaggctggtctcgaactcctgacctcaggtgatccacctgcctcggcctcccaaagtgctgagattacaggcatgagccaccgcatctggccaagACCCCATCTTcttcaaaaaatttacaaattagccgggtgtggtggtgtgtacccatagtctcagctacttgggaggctgaggcagcaggatcacttgagtccaggagttggaggctgcagtgagccatgatcatgccactgcactccaccctggcaacCAGAGAGTGACAGCacaactcaaaaagaaaagaaaaaagaaattacaccCTTTGCAACTGTGTAAACATCTGCTGAAATCCTGTACATGTCAATTTTGAAATGCATGTGTGTTGGttgggtggtggtgatgtgatacagtttggatgtctgtcccctccaaatctcatgttgaactgtaatccccaatgttcaAGGTGGCGTCTAATGGCACGTGTTTGGGTCACGgcggtggatccctcatgaatggcttggtgccatcctcacaataatgagtgagttcttgctctgagtccacacgagatctggttgttttaaagagTCTAGCACCTCCTCCAccctcactctcttgctcccATTCTTGCCATGGATATGCCggctccctcttcaccttccaccatgattggaagcttcctgagggtgtcactagaagcagatgctggcaccacacttcctgtatagcctccagaaccatgagccaaaataaaccacttctctttataaattatccagcctcaggtattttttttatagcaatgcaagaatgggcTCACATATGACAGataaagagcttttcaaaaccaTTCAGGGGACACatgacacaaaaattaactcaaggctgggcacggtggctcatgcctgtaatcccagcactttgggaggccaaggagggtggatcatctgaggtcaagagttcgagatca of the Pongo abelii isolate AG06213 chromosome X, NHGRI_mPonAbe1-v2.0_pri, whole genome shotgun sequence genome contains:
- the PNCK gene encoding calcium/calmodulin-dependent protein kinase type 1B isoform X1, whose translation is MEAVFGQVAWAACPRRGGEGRDWKAESLADLWPKSSPGDSHRWCKGPGAGPAGPQLREAARASSGLGGGGRRSSRSPAIALQDMLLLKKHTEDISSVYEIRERLGSGAFSEVVLAQERGSAHLVALKCIPKKALRGKEALVENEIAVLRRISHPNIVALEDVHESPSHLYLAMELVTGGELFDRIMERGSYTEKDASHLVGQVLGAVSYLHSLGIVHRDLKPENLLYATPFEDSKIMVSDFGLSKIQAGNMLGTACGTPGYVAPELLEQKPYGKAVDVWALGVISYILLCGYPPFYDESDPELFSQILRASYEFDSPFWDDISESAKDFIRHLLERDPQKRFTCQQALQHLWISGDTAFDRDILGSVSEQIQKNFARTHWKRAFNATSFLRHIRKLGQSPEGEGASEQGMARHSHSGLRAGQPPKW
- the PNCK gene encoding calcium/calmodulin-dependent protein kinase type 1B isoform X3 — encoded protein: MLLLKKHTEDISSVYEIRERLGSGAFSEVVLAQERGSAHLVALKCIPKKALRGKEALVENEIAVLRRISHPNIVALEDVHESPSHLYLAMELVTGGELFDRIMERGSYTEKDASHLVGQVLGAVSYLHSLGIVHRDLKPENLLYATPFEDSKIMVSDFGLSKIQAGNMLGTACGTPGYVAPELLEQKPYGKAVDVWALGVISYILLCGYPPFYDESDPELFSQILRASYEFDSPFWDDISESAKDFIRHLLERDPQKRFTCQQALQHLWISGDTAFDRDILGSVSEQIQKNFARTHWKRAFNATSFLRHIRKLGQSPEGEGASEQGMARHSHSGLRAGQPPKW
- the PNCK gene encoding calcium/calmodulin-dependent protein kinase type 1B isoform X2, translated to MISIKGMLWLLGREESEDMLLLKKHTEDISSVYEIRERLGSGAFSEVVLAQERGSAHLVALKCIPKKALRGKEALVENEIAVLRRISHPNIVALEDVHESPSHLYLAMELVTGGELFDRIMERGSYTEKDASHLVGQVLGAVSYLHSLGIVHRDLKPENLLYATPFEDSKIMVSDFGLSKIQAGNMLGTACGTPGYVAPELLEQKPYGKAVDVWALGVISYILLCGYPPFYDESDPELFSQILRASYEFDSPFWDDISESAKDFIRHLLERDPQKRFTCQQALQHLWISGDTAFDRDILGSVSEQIQKNFARTHWKRAFNATSFLRHIRKLGQSPEGEGASEQGMARHSHSGLRAGQPPKW